One Thiocapsa bogorovii DNA segment encodes these proteins:
- the rimM gene encoding ribosome maturation factor RimM (Essential for efficient processing of 16S rRNA), translated as MAVQPDSTHIVVGHIAGVYGVRGWLKVMSDTDPPEGILNYSPWLLGADAAAWTVTDGKRHGKGLVVSLRGCDDRDRAAALVGQDIAVVRDQLPPASPDEFYWVDLEGLSVETTEGVVLGSIDHLFSTGANDVVVVRGDREHLLPFVWGDVVKDVDFGQRRMLVDWDPSF; from the coding sequence ATGGCCGTTCAGCCGGATTCGACGCACATCGTCGTCGGGCACATCGCAGGCGTGTACGGCGTGCGCGGATGGCTTAAGGTGATGTCGGACACGGATCCGCCTGAGGGCATCCTGAACTACTCGCCCTGGCTGCTCGGCGCAGACGCAGCGGCCTGGACGGTGACAGACGGCAAACGACACGGCAAGGGCCTCGTCGTCAGCCTTCGCGGCTGTGACGACCGCGATCGAGCGGCTGCACTCGTCGGGCAAGATATCGCCGTCGTTCGCGATCAGCTTCCGCCGGCGTCGCCTGATGAATTTTACTGGGTCGATCTTGAGGGACTCTCGGTTGAGACGACCGAGGGCGTCGTACTCGGCTCGATCGATCACCTCTTTTCGACCGGCGCAAACGATGTCGTCGTCGTCAGGGGCGATCGGGAGCATCTGCTGCCCTTTGTTTGGGGCGACGTGGTCAAGGATGTCGATTTCGGGCAACGCCGCATGCTGGTGGATTGGGATCCGTCGTTTTAG
- a CDS encoding substrate-binding periplasmic protein: protein MSTTLLRTIAIGTGLVLGLASVLHPAAADEPAVFPDIQRILDAGSIRVALRARDAAPMIMTDADGEPAGSEPDLARDLAKKLGVAVTFVRTADTYDGVVEVVARKEADIAVSYLSGGMLRARYVLFSRPYIQQSGRFVYNRARFAELKRHYGITELRAIEDTPAASEVSVGVIAGSVYQTNLARDFPKSPLREFDSLDEMMAAVRSGETFAALHGGLQIDYLMRRNPATAIYVAVDPDIRQSSDIRIAVRPDAPNLLRWINLYLADHVGMLDDAGIVRRYLDEESNSE, encoded by the coding sequence ATGAGCACGACGCTGCTGCGAACCATCGCCATCGGAACCGGGCTGGTGCTCGGTCTGGCCTCGGTGCTCCACCCGGCGGCCGCGGACGAGCCGGCTGTCTTTCCGGACATCCAGCGTATCCTCGACGCCGGAAGCATCCGCGTCGCGCTCCGTGCCAGGGACGCCGCGCCCATGATCATGACCGATGCGGACGGCGAACCGGCGGGCTCCGAGCCCGATCTGGCCCGCGATCTGGCGAAGAAGCTGGGGGTGGCGGTCACGTTCGTGCGCACCGCCGACACCTACGACGGTGTCGTCGAGGTAGTCGCCCGAAAAGAGGCCGACATTGCGGTCTCGTACCTGTCCGGCGGCATGCTGCGTGCGCGCTACGTGCTGTTTTCGCGGCCCTACATCCAGCAAAGCGGCCGATTTGTCTACAACCGAGCCCGGTTTGCAGAGCTCAAGCGTCACTACGGGATCACGGAGCTGCGGGCGATCGAGGATACACCCGCCGCCTCCGAGGTGAGCGTGGGCGTCATTGCGGGGAGTGTGTATCAAACCAACCTCGCACGCGATTTTCCGAAGTCTCCGCTGCGTGAGTTCGACAGCCTCGATGAGATGATGGCGGCGGTGAGAAGCGGGGAGACATTCGCCGCACTGCACGGTGGCCTGCAGATCGACTACCTGATGCGCCGCAACCCGGCGACCGCGATCTACGTCGCCGTCGACCCCGACATCCGCCAGTCCAGCGACATCCGCATCGCGGTGCGCCCCGACGCGCCCAATCTGCTGCGCTGGATCAACCTCTACCTTGCCGATCACGTGGGCATGCTGGATGACGCCGGAATCGTTCGCCGTTATCTGGACGAGGAGTCGAACTCCGAGTGA
- a CDS encoding dicarboxylate/amino acid:cation symporter — protein sequence MTLKRILTDPKSVLVAVAGGFLIGLFAKPVGAALFPIGSLYIAFLSMCLLPILITAIVIGIAGLLRDDNTRPLFKPMAGLYVVGLVLPCVVGIATALALAPGTGLGPEAEQSIGALIIESPAAERADGGIFGFLGQIIPTNPFEALSGNQVMSIVFLSVCLGLALGLIEGDTAGPALGFFKAIYDAFMQLFRWAILLLAPGLLLFISGLVAQIDAEVLLALTKFVVAFYVGGVILMVAYLVLFWLAVRGPVVATLSKLSNANVLAFMTNNPIVALPATLDTLEKDYGVDRRVPDLVIPFGIFANQHGAVFLLSFLTVFLAQIYVIDLGFQDFVIISIGSIIAGATAVGGGAVLIPTVAPILGAVGIPISLALVVLATTDNIIGPVRTVLTLQANITLTAMTARPGHEMPEEPALEAASGSSEAA from the coding sequence ATGACTCTCAAACGCATCCTGACCGACCCGAAATCGGTTCTCGTAGCCGTCGCCGGCGGCTTCTTGATCGGGCTCTTCGCCAAGCCGGTCGGCGCGGCCCTCTTTCCCATCGGCAGCCTCTACATCGCTTTCCTGTCGATGTGCCTGCTGCCGATTCTAATCACGGCAATCGTCATCGGCATTGCCGGGCTGCTGCGCGATGACAACACGAGGCCGCTGTTCAAGCCCATGGCCGGCCTCTACGTCGTCGGCTTGGTCCTGCCCTGCGTCGTGGGCATCGCCACCGCGCTCGCGCTCGCGCCCGGCACTGGATTGGGCCCCGAGGCGGAACAAAGCATCGGCGCCTTGATCATCGAGTCGCCGGCGGCCGAGAGGGCCGACGGCGGCATCTTCGGTTTCCTGGGCCAGATTATCCCGACCAATCCGTTCGAGGCGCTGAGCGGTAACCAGGTCATGAGCATCGTGTTCCTGAGCGTCTGTCTCGGCCTGGCGCTCGGGCTGATCGAGGGCGACACCGCGGGACCCGCGCTCGGGTTCTTCAAAGCCATCTACGACGCCTTCATGCAGCTGTTCCGCTGGGCGATCCTCTTGCTGGCCCCGGGGCTGCTGCTGTTCATCTCGGGGCTCGTGGCACAGATCGACGCCGAGGTGCTGCTTGCGCTGACCAAGTTCGTGGTCGCCTTCTATGTCGGCGGCGTGATCCTGATGGTCGCCTACCTGGTGTTGTTCTGGCTTGCAGTGCGCGGTCCTGTCGTCGCGACGCTGTCCAAACTGAGCAACGCGAACGTGCTGGCCTTCATGACCAACAACCCGATCGTCGCGCTGCCGGCGACCCTGGATACGCTGGAGAAGGACTACGGCGTCGATCGTCGGGTGCCGGACCTCGTGATCCCCTTCGGCATCTTTGCCAATCAGCACGGCGCGGTGTTCCTGTTGTCCTTCCTGACCGTGTTCCTGGCGCAGATCTATGTCATCGATCTGGGCTTTCAGGACTTCGTGATCATTTCGATCGGCTCGATCATTGCCGGTGCCACCGCGGTCGGCGGCGGGGCGGTGCTGATCCCCACCGTGGCACCGATCCTCGGCGCCGTGGGCATCCCCATTTCCCTCGCCTTGGTCGTGCTCGCCACCACCGACAACATCATCGGGCCAGTGCGCACGGTGCTGACACTGCAGGCGAATATCACGCTGACGGCCATGACGGCGCGACCGGGTCACGAGATGCCCGAGGAGCCGGCGCTGGAGGCCGCTTCCGGATCATCGGAGGCGGCATGA
- the hdhA gene encoding 7-alpha-hydroxysteroid dehydrogenase — translation MYDPRSFRLDGAVALITGAGGGIGRAIAETFAGAGASVAVTDRDADAARRVADLIVGAGGKAVGGPCDVTREKDLAAAVDLAMGAFGGLTILVNNAGGGGPKPFDMPMPDMRFAFELNLFSVFRLCQLAAPHMEQAGGGAILNITSMAGTNTNLRMAAYASSKAAENHLTRNIAFDLGPKNIRVNAIAPGATRTHALQTVLTPEIEANMLKHTPIKRLGEPADMANAALFLCSPAAAWISGQILTVSGGGIQELD, via the coding sequence ATGTACGACCCCCGGTCCTTCCGACTCGACGGCGCCGTCGCCCTGATCACCGGCGCCGGTGGCGGCATTGGCCGCGCCATCGCCGAGACCTTCGCCGGCGCCGGTGCTTCGGTTGCAGTGACGGACCGCGATGCCGACGCGGCCCGGCGGGTCGCGGACCTGATCGTTGGCGCCGGCGGGAAGGCGGTAGGCGGCCCCTGCGATGTCACCCGGGAGAAGGACCTGGCCGCCGCGGTGGACCTCGCCATGGGCGCCTTCGGCGGCCTGACCATCCTGGTCAACAACGCCGGCGGCGGCGGACCGAAGCCCTTCGACATGCCGATGCCAGACATGCGCTTCGCCTTCGAGCTGAACCTCTTCTCCGTCTTCAGGCTCTGCCAGCTCGCGGCGCCGCACATGGAGCAGGCGGGCGGCGGTGCCATCCTCAACATCACCTCCATGGCCGGCACCAACACGAATCTGCGCATGGCCGCCTATGCGTCATCCAAGGCCGCCGAGAACCACCTGACGCGCAACATCGCCTTCGACCTCGGCCCGAAGAACATCCGAGTCAACGCCATCGCCCCCGGCGCGACCCGGACGCATGCCCTCCAGACCGTTCTGACCCCGGAGATCGAGGCGAACATGCTGAAGCACACGCCCATCAAGCGTCTCGGTGAGCCGGCGGACATGGCCAACGCCGCGCTTTTCCTCTGCTCGCCCGCTGCGGCCTGGATCAGCGGGCAGATCCTGACCGTCTCCGGCGGCGGCATCCAGGAGCTCGATTGA
- the rplS gene encoding 50S ribosomal protein L19 yields MSNIILQLEAEQMKTEVPEFAPGDTIVVQVRVKEGARERLQAFEGVVIAIRNRGLNSAFTVRKMSHGEGVERVFQTHSPVIAGIEVKRRGDVRRAKLYYLRGRTGKSARIREKI; encoded by the coding sequence ATGAGCAACATCATTCTCCAGCTCGAAGCAGAGCAAATGAAGACCGAAGTCCCCGAGTTTGCACCGGGCGATACCATTGTCGTGCAGGTCCGCGTGAAGGAAGGCGCCCGCGAGCGTCTGCAGGCCTTCGAAGGCGTGGTGATCGCGATCCGCAATCGGGGCCTGAACTCGGCCTTCACGGTTCGCAAGATGTCCCACGGCGAAGGGGTCGAGCGCGTCTTCCAGACCCATAGCCCGGTGATCGCCGGAATCGAAGTCAAGCGCAGGGGCGATGTGCGTCGCGCCAAGCTCTACTACCTTCGAGGCCGCACCGGCAAGAGCGCCCGTATCCGCGAGAAGATCTAA
- the trmD gene encoding tRNA (guanosine(37)-N1)-methyltransferase TrmD, which produces MRFDVVTLFPQLFDVLLDQGVTGRALTRGVAELHLWNPRDYTQDRHRTVDDRPYGGGPGMLMKVEPLRDAIIAARAQAPESRVAYLSPQGRVLDQAAMVELSRRPGWILVAGRYEGVDERLLEGHVDEEWSIGDYVLSGGELAAMVVMDAVIRLLPGALGHADSAARDSHSDGLLDYPHYTRPPEIDGRRVPEVLIGGDHAAVARWRLQQALGRTYLRRPDLLERRGLNPHEQALLDEFVRSHHDDEAG; this is translated from the coding sequence ATGCGTTTCGACGTCGTGACCCTCTTCCCGCAGCTCTTCGATGTCCTGCTCGATCAGGGCGTCACGGGTCGGGCGCTGACCCGAGGTGTGGCGGAGTTGCACCTCTGGAACCCGCGTGATTACACGCAGGATCGGCATCGTACCGTCGATGACCGCCCCTACGGCGGTGGCCCGGGGATGTTGATGAAGGTCGAGCCCTTGCGTGACGCCATCATCGCCGCACGCGCGCAGGCGCCTGAGAGTCGGGTCGCCTACCTCTCGCCGCAGGGCAGGGTTTTGGACCAGGCTGCGATGGTGGAGCTGTCGCGGCGGCCCGGTTGGATCTTGGTCGCCGGGCGTTACGAAGGCGTCGATGAGCGCTTGCTCGAAGGCCATGTCGACGAGGAATGGTCGATCGGCGATTACGTCCTGAGCGGCGGAGAGCTGGCGGCCATGGTGGTGATGGACGCGGTCATCCGACTGCTTCCCGGTGCACTGGGGCATGCCGACTCGGCTGCCCGGGATTCGCACAGCGACGGATTATTGGATTACCCGCATTACACTCGCCCGCCCGAGATCGACGGGCGCCGGGTGCCTGAAGTCTTGATCGGCGGCGATCACGCCGCGGTCGCGCGCTGGAGGTTGCAGCAGGCCCTCGGGCGAACATACCTGCGTCGCCCCGATCTGTTGGAGCGGCGCGGTTTGAATCCGCACGAGCAGGCGCTGCTCGATGAATTTGTCCGGTCACATCACGACGATGAGGCCGGTTGA
- a CDS encoding patatin-like phospholipase family protein — translation MLLSGCAAVPQRPAPLPAALADDAIIPGIVGGRYWGDERPAALEDWLALPEAALRERYGGIMNRPHNYLVISGGGGDGAYGAGLLTGWTDTGTRPEFQIVTGISTGALIAPFAFLGPAYDPVLREVYTQFSTDDLMEPRGPLEIVRGDAVSNTRPLRRKIAEYLNKDVLAKIAAEGRKGRSLLVGTTNLDAGRPVVWDITRLAASNAPNAPALIHDVILASASIPGVFPPVLIKVEVAGQGYDELHVDGGVTAQLFFSPAGADWKRIAERLDARGKPRLYVIRNAKLRPHWQSVKRRLVPIMSRSIDTLIRTQSIGNLAELYIVAQQQGLEYRLAYIPQSFYAVAKEPFDKDHMNKLFQLGRERALANQAWLTLDEVD, via the coding sequence ATGCTGTTGTCGGGCTGCGCCGCAGTGCCGCAGCGCCCTGCGCCGCTGCCGGCGGCGCTGGCCGACGACGCGATCATTCCCGGCATCGTCGGCGGCCGCTATTGGGGTGACGAGCGCCCGGCCGCATTGGAAGACTGGCTCGCCCTGCCCGAGGCGGCGCTGCGCGAGCGCTACGGCGGCATCATGAACCGCCCGCACAACTACCTCGTGATTTCCGGCGGCGGCGGCGACGGGGCCTATGGAGCCGGTCTGCTGACGGGCTGGACCGACACGGGCACCCGGCCGGAGTTCCAGATCGTGACCGGCATCAGCACCGGCGCGCTCATCGCACCATTCGCCTTCCTCGGGCCCGCGTATGACCCGGTACTCCGGGAGGTCTACACCCAGTTCTCCACCGACGACCTGATGGAGCCCCGCGGTCCGCTCGAGATCGTCCGCGGCGATGCCGTCTCCAACACCCGGCCGCTGCGCCGCAAGATCGCCGAATACCTGAACAAAGACGTGCTCGCGAAGATCGCCGCCGAGGGCCGCAAGGGGCGCAGCCTGCTGGTGGGCACCACGAACCTGGACGCGGGCCGACCGGTGGTGTGGGACATCACCCGCCTAGCCGCGAGCAATGCCCCGAACGCGCCGGCACTGATCCACGACGTGATCCTGGCCTCCGCGTCTATTCCCGGTGTCTTCCCGCCGGTGTTGATCAAGGTCGAGGTCGCCGGACAAGGCTACGACGAGCTGCACGTGGACGGCGGCGTCACCGCACAGCTCTTTTTCTCGCCGGCCGGTGCCGACTGGAAGCGCATCGCCGAGCGACTCGACGCCCGGGGCAAGCCCCGGCTCTACGTCATTCGCAATGCCAAGCTGCGCCCGCACTGGCAATCCGTGAAGCGCCGGCTCGTGCCCATCATGAGCCGCAGCATCGACACCCTGATCAGAACCCAAAGCATCGGCAACCTCGCCGAGCTCTACATCGTCGCCCAACAGCAGGGCCTCGAATACCGGCTTGCCTACATCCCCCAGAGCTTTTACGCCGTCGCCAAGGAGCCCTTCGACAAAGATCACATGAACAAGCTGTTCCAGCTCGGCCGCGAGCGTGCGCTCGCAAACCAGGCATGGCTCACGCTCGATGAGGTTGACTGA
- a CDS encoding transposase: MSNPIPHPQGEPETTALVPHAGPVAVDTFGGRVHVEWDAQAAVTPLGQLPFFTEFLRLGGRFDAWVESCPLKLTSPNAPSTRDVLGTAILAVLSGHQRDAHISALRGDTINAALLGMEAVVSEDSVRRNLGKLDEADGVAWLQNHLDACVAPVPGVPWILDTDVTVKPLYGHQEGALKGYNPHKPGRPSHTYHTYFVAGLRLILDVEVLAGNQTASKYSAPGLWELLARLPRAHWPLCIRGDRDWGTQANMARAEQEGIPYLFKLRMTSKVKQTVERLMRDAEWCDAGQGWQGAETTLRLSGWSRARRAVVLRRRIKADLAVVEQGDPEQLRLSFAELTDETIVYEYAVLVTSLPHEILSVAQLYRDRADAENPFDELKNHWGWGGFTTRDIKRCRFMARITALTYNWWSLFVRLADPTRHTEAITSRPLLLSAPARLTRHGGQTRLTISHPHAEAGWVEATCREITAFFNTLRRTAEQLSPLQRWYRLLSRALVKYLNGRQLQPPAVLPAPA, encoded by the coding sequence ATGAGCAACCCGATCCCTCACCCGCAGGGTGAACCCGAAACCACCGCATTGGTACCGCATGCCGGCCCGGTTGCGGTGGACACGTTTGGCGGGCGCGTCCACGTCGAGTGGGATGCGCAGGCGGCGGTCACCCCGCTGGGGCAGCTGCCGTTCTTCACCGAGTTTTTGCGCCTGGGCGGGCGCTTCGATGCCTGGGTCGAGAGCTGCCCGCTGAAGCTGACCAGCCCGAACGCCCCGAGCACGCGCGACGTTCTGGGTACCGCCATCCTGGCGGTGCTGTCCGGGCATCAGCGCGATGCCCACATCAGTGCCCTGCGCGGCGACACCATCAACGCCGCCCTGCTGGGCATGGAGGCGGTGGTGAGCGAGGACTCGGTGCGCCGCAACCTCGGCAAGCTCGATGAAGCCGACGGGGTGGCCTGGTTGCAGAACCACCTGGACGCCTGCGTGGCGCCGGTGCCGGGCGTGCCCTGGATTCTCGATACCGACGTGACGGTCAAGCCGCTCTACGGGCATCAAGAGGGTGCGCTCAAGGGCTACAACCCGCACAAGCCGGGGCGCCCTTCGCACACCTACCACACCTATTTCGTCGCCGGTCTGCGTCTGATCCTGGACGTGGAGGTGCTGGCCGGCAACCAAACCGCGTCCAAGTACAGCGCGCCGGGGCTGTGGGAGTTGCTCGCGCGCCTGCCGCGGGCGCACTGGCCGCTGTGCATTCGCGGCGACCGCGATTGGGGCACCCAAGCCAACATGGCACGGGCCGAGCAGGAGGGGATCCCGTATCTGTTCAAGCTGCGCATGACCTCCAAGGTCAAGCAGACCGTCGAGCGCCTGATGCGCGATGCCGAGTGGTGCGATGCCGGTCAAGGCTGGCAGGGGGCCGAGACGACCCTGCGTCTGTCGGGCTGGAGCCGTGCCCGGCGCGCCGTCGTGCTGCGCCGGCGCATCAAGGCCGACCTGGCCGTCGTCGAGCAGGGTGATCCCGAGCAGCTGCGCCTGAGCTTCGCCGAGCTCACCGACGAGACGATCGTCTACGAGTACGCCGTGCTGGTGACCTCGCTGCCCCATGAGATCCTGAGCGTGGCGCAACTCTATCGCGATCGCGCCGACGCGGAGAATCCCTTCGACGAGCTCAAGAACCATTGGGGCTGGGGCGGCTTCACCACCCGCGACATCAAGCGCTGCCGCTTCATGGCGCGCATCACCGCCTTGACCTACAACTGGTGGAGCCTGTTCGTGCGCCTGGCCGACCCGACTCGGCACACCGAGGCGATCACCAGCCGCCCGCTGCTGCTCAGCGCACCGGCACGACTGACCCGTCACGGCGGGCAGACGCGCCTGACCATCAGCCATCCCCATGCCGAAGCCGGGTGGGTGGAGGCGACCTGCCGCGAGATCACGGCCTTCTTCAACACGCTGCGCCGAACTGCGGAGCAGTTGAGTCCCCTGCAACGCTGGTACCGGCTCCTCTCGCGGGCGCTGGTGAAGTATCTCAACGGCCGCCAATTGCAGCCGCCGGCGGTGTTACCGGCGCCGGCGTAG
- the rpsP gene encoding 30S ribosomal protein S16, which yields MVTIRLSRGGSKKNPFYQIVVADIRAKRDGRYIERLGFFNPLARGGEVGLRVDRARAQHWIERGAQPTDRVKQLLKQAAREESATAVAA from the coding sequence ATGGTTACGATTCGTTTGTCTCGGGGTGGTTCCAAAAAGAACCCCTTTTATCAGATTGTTGTCGCCGACATCCGCGCCAAGCGTGATGGGCGCTATATCGAGCGCCTCGGATTCTTCAATCCGCTCGCCCGAGGCGGCGAGGTTGGATTGCGCGTCGATCGCGCGCGCGCGCAGCACTGGATCGAACGCGGCGCCCAGCCGACGGACCGTGTCAAGCAGCTTCTGAAGCAAGCGGCTCGCGAAGAGTCGGCAACCGCGGTCGCTGCCTAG
- a CDS encoding helix-turn-helix domain-containing protein, with protein sequence MTFDQDSLTAHFGRIWPVHNDAFCELLVTLRRQFGGDLDRMLVLAVIGSRTLSQGRIDRMSYDQFMDSRRADEPAPINLQSIADYSGIPRETVRRKLHDLERAGWITRRDKGYLVATAKAAVDLEPATRATMRYLLAVVGAWREAISEQKSGS encoded by the coding sequence ATGACCTTCGATCAAGACAGCCTGACCGCACACTTCGGCCGCATCTGGCCGGTGCACAACGACGCCTTCTGCGAACTGCTGGTGACGCTGCGCCGGCAGTTCGGTGGGGATCTGGACCGAATGTTGGTGCTCGCGGTCATCGGCTCACGCACCCTGTCCCAGGGCCGCATCGACCGCATGAGCTACGACCAGTTCATGGACAGCCGACGAGCCGACGAGCCCGCTCCGATCAATCTCCAATCCATTGCCGACTACAGCGGCATTCCCAGAGAGACGGTCCGCCGCAAGCTCCACGACCTGGAGCGGGCGGGCTGGATCACACGCCGCGACAAGGGTTATCTGGTCGCCACCGCCAAGGCGGCGGTGGATCTTGAGCCTGCCACCCGGGCGACCATGCGCTACTTGCTCGCCGTCGTCGGCGCGTGGAGAGAGGCCATATCTGAGCAGAAATCGGGCTCCTAG
- the sbcB gene encoding exodeoxyribonuclease I yields the protein MAGRPNAPTFLWHDYETWGSDPRRDRPCQFAAVRTDVDLNEIGDPSMFFCRPSTDLLPHPEACLITGITPRLAERTGLIEAEFAAAVNAELSVPGTCGVGYNSMRFDDEVTRNLLYRNLLDPYAREWRNGNSRWDLIDALRLAHALRPEGLVWPTREDGTTSFKLEHLTADNEIDHGQAHDALADVRATIALARRLRHAQPKLFDYVLTLRDKRRVRELLDRGVPLLHASARYPAAQGCIAPILPLCAHPLNGNGVICVDLRAPPELLIELSAEEIRTRLFTPASSLPEGVERVPLKTIHVNRAPVLAPMKTLEPGAAARWSIDPGTVADHARRLREAAAAIEEKVRAAHCAPDGPTETDPDLMIYSGGFFSDADRRAMDAIQGLDPAELSDHAPSFQDPRLGEMLLRYRARNWPETLTPEEREDWDLFRLARLTDPAAGGSIVIDQFEQCLSALAEQYAGDSVKLAILEDLAEWAERVLDAEA from the coding sequence GTGGCCGGTCGCCCGAACGCGCCGACCTTCCTCTGGCACGACTACGAGACCTGGGGCTCGGATCCGCGTCGCGACCGGCCGTGCCAGTTCGCCGCTGTCCGCACGGACGTCGATCTCAACGAGATCGGCGATCCGAGCATGTTTTTTTGCCGTCCCTCGACCGATCTCCTCCCGCATCCCGAGGCTTGTCTCATCACCGGCATCACACCCCGGCTCGCCGAGCGCACGGGGCTGATCGAGGCCGAATTCGCCGCCGCCGTCAACGCGGAGCTGAGCGTCCCCGGCACCTGCGGGGTCGGATACAACAGCATGCGCTTCGACGACGAAGTCACGCGCAATCTGCTCTACCGCAACCTTCTCGACCCCTATGCGCGCGAGTGGCGCAACGGCAATTCACGCTGGGACCTGATCGACGCCCTGCGTCTCGCCCATGCCCTACGCCCGGAAGGTCTCGTTTGGCCTACGCGCGAGGACGGCACCACGTCGTTCAAGCTCGAGCATCTCACCGCCGACAACGAGATCGACCACGGTCAGGCCCATGACGCGCTCGCCGACGTGCGAGCGACCATCGCCTTGGCTCGCCGGCTGCGGCACGCCCAGCCAAAGTTGTTCGACTATGTCCTCACCCTGCGGGACAAGCGACGCGTGCGCGAGCTGCTCGATCGAGGTGTGCCGCTCCTGCATGCCTCGGCGCGCTACCCGGCCGCCCAAGGCTGCATCGCGCCGATCCTGCCGCTCTGCGCACATCCGCTCAACGGCAACGGCGTGATCTGTGTCGATCTGCGCGCGCCCCCGGAGCTGTTGATCGAGCTCTCCGCCGAGGAGATACGGACGCGACTCTTTACTCCTGCGAGCTCACTCCCGGAGGGTGTCGAACGGGTCCCGCTCAAGACGATCCACGTCAACCGCGCGCCGGTTCTGGCTCCGATGAAGACCCTCGAGCCCGGCGCCGCGGCGCGTTGGTCGATCGATCCGGGTACCGTCGCCGATCACGCACGTCGGCTACGCGAGGCCGCCGCGGCGATCGAGGAGAAGGTGCGTGCGGCCCATTGCGCCCCTGATGGACCGACTGAGACCGACCCCGACCTGATGATCTACTCGGGTGGTTTCTTCTCGGACGCCGATCGTCGTGCGATGGACGCGATCCAAGGACTTGACCCGGCCGAGTTGAGCGATCATGCGCCGAGCTTTCAAGACCCGCGTCTCGGCGAGATGTTGTTGCGCTACCGCGCTCGCAACTGGCCCGAGACGCTGACCCCCGAAGAGCGCGAGGACTGGGACCTGTTCCGCCTCGCCCGACTCACCGATCCCGCCGCAGGCGGCAGCATCGTGATCGATCAATTCGAGCAGTGCCTCAGTGCGTTGGCCGAGCAATACGCCGGTGATTCCGTCAAGCTTGCGATCCTCGAAGACCTCGCCGAGTGGGCCGAACGGGTACTCGACGCGGAGGCTTGA
- a CDS encoding DUF481 domain-containing protein encodes MLSSDAAFGDEIITANGDRLSGTIIETDADRVLLKTAYAGIVRIERSQVRSLRRGATQARRVAQECPDATTTPIADGSTANEHDATRVRSTEPSPMPARAESARSSPFTPGSEWSGRVNFALSQDQGNTDKSEVDFDYQVEYRHGWHRLHSRGALEFDTDDEEETTDKWATFNQYSRVFPSRWYGAAWFALEHDRFSDLRLRSVGGPVLGNLVFESDALNLAVEAGPAALQEDFYGQPDQNSSGAAWFLLYDQLVWQDRLQPYHRQFGYVALDSEDKVFWQSWTGVSVPLAGGFTGAIELEYDYDSNPAVEAKTTDTTVRLKLGYEW; translated from the coding sequence GTGCTCTCGTCGGATGCGGCGTTCGGCGACGAGATCATCACGGCCAACGGCGACCGCCTCAGTGGTACGATCATCGAGACCGATGCCGATCGCGTCCTGCTGAAAACCGCCTACGCCGGCATCGTCCGGATCGAGCGCAGTCAGGTCCGATCGCTGCGCCGTGGGGCGACGCAGGCGCGCCGGGTCGCGCAGGAGTGCCCCGATGCCACGACCACGCCCATTGCAGACGGCTCGACGGCCAATGAGCACGACGCGACAAGGGTGCGTTCCACGGAGCCGTCACCCATGCCGGCCCGCGCCGAGTCTGCAAGGTCATCACCCTTTACGCCCGGAAGTGAATGGAGCGGGCGCGTCAACTTTGCACTGAGCCAGGATCAGGGCAACACGGACAAGAGCGAGGTCGATTTCGACTACCAGGTCGAATACCGCCACGGCTGGCATCGTCTCCACAGCCGTGGGGCGCTCGAATTCGACACCGACGACGAGGAGGAGACCACCGACAAGTGGGCGACCTTCAATCAATACAGTCGGGTCTTCCCGTCCCGCTGGTACGGCGCAGCCTGGTTCGCGCTGGAGCATGATCGTTTCTCGGACCTCCGCCTGCGGAGCGTCGGCGGACCCGTCCTCGGCAATCTGGTGTTCGAGAGCGACGCGCTGAACCTCGCCGTCGAGGCCGGTCCGGCGGCACTGCAGGAGGACTTCTACGGTCAGCCCGACCAAAATTCTTCGGGCGCGGCATGGTTCCTGCTTTACGACCAGCTCGTCTGGCAGGACCGTCTGCAGCCCTACCACCGCCAATTCGGCTACGTGGCCCTCGACAGCGAAGACAAGGTTTTCTGGCAGTCTTGGACGGGTGTGAGCGTGCCTCTGGCCGGCGGTTTCACGGGTGCCATCGAGCTTGAATACGACTACGACAGCAATCCGGCCGTGGAGGCCAAGACGACGGATACCACAGTGCGCCTCAAGCTCGGCTATGAATGGTGA